A genomic segment from Comamonas terrigena NBRC 13299 encodes:
- a CDS encoding DUF7674 family protein translates to MIEQNQVMPLLLQACPSFEEDWLAHLAEYGDEPLLYVIAGDLARHLLMLHRAGRDQELIPVVGAIEHMHVEGSLWVKEFATIGILEGVQNVWAHDRASLNEFEQMLGPESRRWWLGLNDFWDGKTAQVLPSA, encoded by the coding sequence ATGATCGAACAGAACCAAGTCATGCCATTGCTGCTTCAAGCATGCCCATCCTTCGAGGAGGATTGGTTGGCTCACCTAGCTGAGTATGGCGACGAACCATTGCTCTATGTGATTGCAGGAGATTTGGCACGGCATTTGTTGATGCTGCATCGCGCTGGCCGAGATCAAGAGCTGATTCCAGTCGTCGGTGCCATAGAGCACATGCACGTCGAGGGCTCTCTCTGGGTCAAGGAGTTCGCAACCATCGGCATTTTGGAGGGCGTGCAGAACGTCTGGGCTCACGATCGTGCCAGTTTGAACGAATTTGAACAGATGCTCGGGCCTGAAAGTCGGCGTTGGTGGTTAGGTCTTAACGACTTCTGGGATGGAAAGACCGCGCAGGTATTGCCTTCTGCGTAG